In the genome of Candidatus Methylacidiphilales bacterium, the window TTCGACAATCTGCGACATGGGGAGGGGTTGGGAATAAAAAAACCCGCCCGGGCAGGGGCGGGTTTTTGGGAAAGAAGGCCAGGATCAATACCAATTGTCGATCAGGTCGGCAGGCGGGTAGGGATTCTGTTGGCCGCTGTCGTAGGCGGGAAGTTTGAGTGACTCGTAAGGGGGGAAGGGCGCGGTGAGGAGTTCGTAGATCCCGTGGCCCATGTCCATGACCATGCGGCTGGTGCCTTGGGCAAAACCCTTGGTCACGGAGACCGTGGGGCCTTCATCTTGGAGGAGGCTGTAGGGAGAATCGAAGAGGTGCGCCGGGGCGAGAATGACGTTGGCCAGACCGCGACCGGCCTTGTCATAGAAATTGGGTTGCTTGGGCATGCTGAGGTCGGCGTGGGCCAAGGTCAGCGTGGCCAGAAAGGCGGCAACGAGGGCGATCTTTTTCATAAGAAAGGCATTTTTACGCTTTTTGCTGTAACTGGGCAAGTACGAAAAGGTTGGGAGATGCTGTCCGTAGTCCGTTGTCCTTGGTCCTTGGTGAATACTGGGAAGCGTACAAGG includes:
- a CDS encoding exosortase system-associated protein, TIGR04073 family, whose protein sequence is MKKIALVAAFLATLTLAHADLSMPKQPNFYDKAGRGLANVILAPAHLFDSPYSLLQDEGPTVSVTKGFAQGTSRMVMDMGHGIYELLTAPFPPYESLKLPAYDSGQQNPYPPADLIDNWY